In a single window of the Neosynechococcus sphagnicola sy1 genome:
- a CDS encoding tetratricopeptide repeat protein — MNSNPIRLSSICFRGLPISKNGWFNEAIAAYRQSIEFQTDNQAAYKSLGDVLRKKGQFQDALQAYQKVLELKPDALTTYRLMGDVLLLLHRDAEALDCYRRAIAA, encoded by the coding sequence TTGAACTCAAACCCAATTCGGCTCTCCTCTATCTGCTTCAGGGGGCTGCCTATTTCAAAAAACGGTTGGTTTAATGAAGCCATCGCTGCGTATCGGCAGAGTATTGAGTTCCAAACTGATAATCAGGCAGCCTATAAGAGCTTGGGGGATGTTCTGCGCAAAAAAGGCCAATTCCAGGATGCCCTCCAGGCCTATCAGAAGGTGCTAGAACTCAAGCCAGATGCCCTTACCACCTATCGATTGATGGGGGATGTGTTGTTGCTGCTCCACCGGGATGCCGAGGCGCTAGACTGCTATCGGCGGGCGATCGCCGCTTAG
- the ispE gene encoding 4-(cytidine 5'-diphospho)-2-C-methyl-D-erythritol kinase: protein MHPYSLLAAAKINLYLEILGDRPDGYHELIMVMQSVALTDQIDLHPNGTQLFRIHCDHPQVPTDQSNLAYRAAQLMATELPQAFAQFGGVDITIHKQIPVGAGLAGGSANAAAVLVGLDLLWNLGLTRSELQALGAHLGSDVPFCIAGGTLLATGRGEALAPLPDVHLWVVLGKYRSLSVSTAWAYQTYRQQFQSSYVWDLSSLETRRQRVHSGTMINAIAHGDNPQIAQLLHNDLERVVLPAHPSVLQLRKVFQEAGALGTMMSGSGPTVFALATSQTQAQQIQQQVQSVLPDPDLQLWVAPTTSTGIQLLASGTRND, encoded by the coding sequence ATGCACCCTTACTCGCTGCTGGCTGCTGCTAAAATCAACCTCTACCTGGAAATTCTCGGCGATCGCCCCGATGGCTACCATGAACTGATTATGGTGATGCAAAGTGTGGCCTTGACGGACCAGATCGATCTGCATCCCAATGGGACTCAGTTGTTCCGTATTCACTGTGACCATCCCCAAGTCCCCACGGATCAAAGCAACCTTGCCTATCGCGCTGCCCAGCTGATGGCAACAGAATTGCCCCAAGCCTTTGCCCAGTTCGGTGGAGTTGACATTACCATTCATAAGCAGATTCCGGTGGGCGCTGGCCTTGCAGGGGGGTCTGCCAATGCTGCCGCCGTCTTGGTTGGACTGGATCTGCTCTGGAATCTGGGCTTAACCCGGAGTGAATTACAGGCCTTGGGGGCGCACCTGGGTTCCGATGTGCCGTTTTGTATTGCCGGGGGGACGTTATTGGCAACCGGGCGGGGCGAAGCCTTGGCTCCCTTGCCTGATGTGCATCTGTGGGTGGTGTTGGGGAAATACCGCAGTCTGTCGGTGTCCACCGCTTGGGCCTATCAGACCTATCGCCAGCAATTTCAGAGTTCCTATGTCTGGGATCTCAGTAGCTTAGAGACCCGGAGACAGCGGGTTCACTCCGGAACCATGATCAACGCCATCGCCCATGGAGACAACCCCCAGATTGCCCAACTGTTGCACAATGATTTAGAGCGGGTGGTTTTGCCAGCCCATCCCTCGGTTTTGCAGCTCCGAAAGGTCTTTCAAGAGGCTGGAGCCCTAGGCACTATGATGTCCGGCTCTGGCCCCACGGTGTTTGCCCTGGCAACCTCCCAAACCCAAGCCCAGCAGATCCAACAACAGGTGCAGTCCGTGTTGCCCGATCCCGATCTACAGCTCTGGGTAGCACCGACCACCTCCACTGGTATTCAATTGCTTGCCTCAGGTACCCGTAATGACTAA
- the surE gene encoding 5'/3'-nucleotidase SurE, giving the protein MTTVSFALGIRTLANTLAIAGHDVTVVCPDRERSATGHGLTLHKPIRAEVVEDVFHPAVRTWACSGTPSDCVKLALWALLESPPDFVLSGINHGANLGTDVLYSGTVSAAMEGVIEGIPSIALSLTSFTFQEFLPAAQFAQRLLSHCHKYPLPATMLLNVNVPAVPASEIAGVTMTRLGVRRYQDVFEKRTDPRGKTYYWLAGEVVEEVPDTAGSDVAGLDTQAILDRYITVTPLHFNLTSLEGLTQLQDWGANFWDRP; this is encoded by the coding sequence ATGACGACGGTGTCGTTTGCTCTGGGAATTCGCACCCTAGCCAATACCCTGGCGATCGCGGGTCATGACGTGACGGTGGTTTGCCCCGATCGAGAACGCTCAGCAACGGGCCATGGTCTGACTCTCCATAAGCCGATTCGCGCCGAAGTTGTAGAGGATGTTTTTCACCCCGCCGTGCGCACTTGGGCCTGCTCGGGTACCCCTTCCGACTGTGTGAAGCTAGCCCTGTGGGCGCTGCTGGAGAGTCCACCCGATTTTGTCCTCTCTGGGATTAACCACGGTGCCAACCTAGGAACCGATGTGCTCTATTCCGGCACGGTTTCGGCGGCTATGGAGGGGGTAATTGAAGGGATTCCTAGCATTGCGCTGAGTCTCACAAGTTTTACATTCCAGGAGTTTTTACCCGCCGCCCAGTTCGCCCAGCGGTTACTCAGCCATTGTCACAAGTACCCTCTGCCAGCAACGATGCTGCTAAACGTCAATGTCCCCGCCGTGCCTGCATCTGAAATTGCCGGGGTGACGATGACACGACTGGGGGTGCGCCGTTACCAGGATGTGTTTGAAAAACGCACCGATCCTCGGGGGAAAACCTACTACTGGTTAGCTGGGGAAGTCGTGGAGGAGGTGCCGGACACTGCAGGATCTGATGTCGCTGGGCTCGATACCCAAGCCATCCTCGATCGCTATATTACGGTCACCCCCCTGCACTTTAACCTCACGAGTCTAGAGGGGTTAACTCAACTGCAAGATTGGGGGGCGAATTTTTGGGATCGCCCCTGA
- a CDS encoding DUF3082 domain-containing protein produces the protein MTNPTPTPPSSNSAATLPNPWHCLGGSLVSGAIAFGMYHLTLRIALRFAHQGLHSHNMIVINITVALRTLIVGLSALGTGIFGLVSLGLLGLGLQVLQQRLRPTPPDSASEPDAEP, from the coding sequence ATGACTAACCCCACACCCACGCCTCCCTCCTCCAATTCGGCGGCGACGCTACCGAACCCCTGGCATTGTTTGGGCGGTTCTTTGGTGAGTGGGGCGATCGCCTTCGGCATGTACCACCTGACGCTGCGGATTGCCCTCAGGTTTGCCCACCAGGGATTGCACTCCCATAACATGATCGTGATCAACATCACGGTGGCGCTGCGAACCCTGATTGTGGGCTTAAGTGCCCTCGGAACCGGGATTTTTGGCTTGGTGTCTCTGGGGCTCCTGGGTCTGGGGTTGCAGGTGTTACAGCAACGCCTGCGCCCGACCCCCCCAGACTCAGCAAGTGAGCCGGATGCAGAGCCGTGA
- a CDS encoding TM0106 family RecB-like putative nuclease, whose protein sequence is MLLTDELFLDYQRCSRRAFLEEYGNADLREPASDYVLKLRQDSFTHQRQVLADLTYHQPKYAAGDWGAGAAATLALMQQGVEHIFQGVLVDQAPTGVTLVSKPDLLIRQPGRSFWGNWIYAPVEIKLGKRPKLEYQMVLTFHTQILSMVQGAWPEGAWLLLRERGLYAVDLPELLPRMQILLKECLTTLDQSEPPEVFIARNRCNLCQWFSHCYAIAQDQQHLSLLPGVTPSRYSYLQTLHLTTVESLSNIHPRTLELLPGFGREVAQKLVRQAQATLQNQAMPTLPPDWGPMQDHRVNLPQGNLKLIKHLPTAAVELYFDIEAEPERNLAYLHGVLVVERFQGATTFYPFLAEAPDGEALIWEQFLDLVGRYPDAPIFHFCPYEVQTVKRLGQLYGTPWTQIQQLLTRFIDLHDWVTRTVTLPVESYALKQIARWLGFRWRDASANGAQSIYWYTQWLATGDRQFLNAILHYNEDDCHATYHIKNWLTDFLAATLPPDS, encoded by the coding sequence ATGTTGCTGACTGATGAGCTATTTCTGGACTACCAGCGTTGTAGTCGTCGGGCCTTTCTGGAGGAGTATGGAAATGCTGACCTGCGGGAGCCGGCCAGTGATTATGTGCTGAAGTTACGCCAAGACAGTTTTACCCATCAGCGGCAGGTGTTAGCCGACCTGACCTATCACCAACCTAAGTATGCGGCGGGGGATTGGGGCGCAGGGGCCGCTGCAACCTTAGCCCTGATGCAGCAAGGGGTGGAGCATATTTTTCAGGGGGTTTTAGTAGACCAAGCACCGACGGGGGTCACCCTGGTGAGCAAACCCGATCTCTTGATCCGCCAGCCCGGTCGCTCCTTTTGGGGCAACTGGATCTATGCGCCCGTCGAGATCAAGCTCGGCAAGCGCCCCAAGCTGGAATATCAGATGGTGCTTACCTTTCATACCCAGATCCTGTCCATGGTGCAGGGGGCTTGGCCGGAGGGGGCTTGGCTGCTGCTGCGAGAACGCGGGTTATATGCCGTCGATCTGCCGGAACTTCTGCCCCGGATGCAGATCCTCCTCAAAGAGTGCCTCACGACCCTCGATCAATCGGAACCACCGGAAGTGTTCATTGCCCGGAACCGTTGTAATCTCTGCCAGTGGTTTAGCCACTGCTATGCGATCGCCCAGGATCAGCAGCATTTGTCCCTCTTGCCGGGGGTTACCCCCAGTCGCTATAGCTATCTACAAACCCTCCACCTGACAACCGTTGAGTCCTTGTCGAACATCCATCCCCGGACCCTGGAGTTGCTGCCAGGGTTTGGGCGAGAGGTGGCACAGAAACTCGTACGTCAGGCTCAGGCCACCCTGCAAAATCAGGCAATGCCAACCCTACCTCCGGATTGGGGGCCAATGCAGGACCACCGCGTCAACCTGCCCCAGGGCAACCTGAAGCTGATCAAGCATCTCCCCACAGCTGCCGTTGAACTCTACTTTGATATTGAAGCTGAACCAGAGCGTAACCTCGCCTACCTCCATGGCGTCCTGGTGGTGGAGCGTTTCCAGGGAGCAACAACTTTTTACCCCTTTCTGGCGGAAGCTCCCGATGGGGAAGCACTGATCTGGGAGCAGTTTCTAGACCTAGTGGGGCGCTATCCCGATGCCCCGATTTTTCATTTTTGTCCCTACGAAGTCCAGACCGTGAAACGCTTGGGGCAGCTGTATGGCACCCCCTGGACACAAATTCAGCAGTTGCTGACGCGCTTTATCGATTTACATGACTGGGTAACCCGCACCGTCACCCTGCCGGTTGAAAGTTATGCTCTGAAGCAAATTGCTCGCTGGCTGGGCTTTCGCTGGCGGGATGCCAGTGCCAATGGGGCACAGTCGATCTACTGGTACACCCAATGGCTGGCGACGGGCGATCGCCAGTTTCTGAACGCGATTTTGCACTACAACGAAGATGACTGTCACGCAACTTATCACATTAAAAATTGGTTGACAGATTTTTTGGCCGCAACCCTGCCTCCGGATTCCTAA
- a CDS encoding CPP1-like family protein, translating to MSEQSPYETLGVSEEASFDEVQTARSRLLEEFCGDRKQADVIEAAYDAVLMDRLRMRQEGKIKVPERIRFPERLVQPPPSPPVSLSHQSPAWLRGFLDTPSRGDILWPAGLFTVLSSLSLLFPAQEGGILQLTLSLGIGFSLYFLNRKERKFGRAFLLTLAGLLCGLLLGSLLVPFFQAPILAVGLTEEKIITVITFLVLWLVDSFLR from the coding sequence ATGAGTGAGCAAAGTCCCTACGAAACGCTAGGGGTCTCGGAAGAGGCTTCCTTTGATGAAGTGCAGACCGCTCGGAGTCGTCTGCTCGAAGAGTTTTGTGGCGATCGCAAACAGGCGGATGTCATTGAAGCTGCCTACGATGCCGTATTGATGGATCGGCTACGGATGCGACAGGAAGGTAAAATCAAGGTTCCAGAACGCATCCGGTTCCCGGAGCGGTTGGTGCAGCCTCCTCCCAGTCCCCCCGTATCGCTGAGTCATCAATCCCCGGCCTGGTTGAGGGGGTTTCTAGACACCCCCAGCCGGGGAGATATTCTCTGGCCTGCGGGTTTATTCACGGTTCTCAGCAGCCTCAGTCTCCTCTTCCCCGCTCAGGAAGGTGGGATTTTGCAGTTGACCCTCTCCCTGGGCATTGGATTTAGTCTTTATTTCCTCAATCGCAAAGAGCGTAAGTTTGGGCGGGCTTTTCTCCTGACCCTGGCCGGGCTGTTGTGCGGCCTCTTGTTGGGTAGCCTCTTGGTTCCCTTCTTCCAGGCACCGATTCTGGCAGTCGGGTTGACCGAAGAGAAGATCATCACTGTTATTACCTTCTTAGTACTCTGGCTGGTTGATAGCTTCCTACGCTAG
- the hemL gene encoding glutamate-1-semialdehyde 2,1-aminomutase produces MISTTLKTTKSEEIFTTAQKLMPGGVSSPVRAFKSVGGQPIVFDRVQGAYLWDVDGNQYIDYVGSWGPAICGHAHPVVIKALQEALEKGTSFGAPCVLENTLAEMVIDAVPSIEMVRFVNSGTEACMSVLRLMRAFTGREKIIKFEGCYHGHADMFLVKAGSGVATLGLPDSPGVPKSTTSSTLTAPYNNLEAVKVLFDQHPDQIAGVILEPVVGNAGFIPPDVGFLAGLRELTQEYGALLVFDEVMTGFRIAYGGAQEKFGITPDLTTLGKVIGGGLPVGAYGGRREIMALVAPAGPMYQAGTLSGNPLAMTAGIKTLELLRQPGTYEHLDRISGKLVAGLLQIARDADHRVCGGHISGMFGLFFTPGPVHSYEDAKKSDLAKFSRFHRGMLEQGIYLAPSQFEAGFTSLAHTDAEIDRTLEAAQIVLSSF; encoded by the coding sequence TTGATTAGCACGACCCTTAAAACCACCAAATCAGAAGAAATCTTTACCACCGCCCAAAAACTAATGCCGGGAGGGGTGAGTTCTCCCGTGCGAGCGTTTAAATCCGTGGGTGGGCAGCCCATTGTCTTTGACCGAGTTCAGGGTGCCTACCTCTGGGATGTGGATGGCAATCAATACATTGACTATGTGGGCAGCTGGGGACCAGCCATCTGTGGTCATGCCCATCCCGTGGTGATCAAAGCCTTGCAGGAAGCACTGGAAAAAGGGACGAGTTTCGGTGCCCCCTGTGTTCTGGAAAATACCTTGGCAGAAATGGTGATTGATGCCGTTCCTAGTATTGAAATGGTGCGGTTTGTCAATTCCGGTACCGAGGCCTGTATGTCCGTACTGCGGCTGATGCGAGCCTTTACCGGACGGGAGAAAATTATCAAATTTGAGGGCTGCTATCACGGTCATGCCGATATGTTTCTGGTGAAAGCCGGATCTGGGGTTGCCACCCTGGGGTTGCCCGATTCTCCTGGGGTACCCAAGAGTACCACCAGCAGTACCCTCACCGCTCCCTACAATAACCTGGAAGCCGTCAAGGTCTTGTTTGATCAGCATCCTGACCAGATTGCCGGGGTGATTTTAGAACCCGTAGTGGGCAACGCTGGTTTTATTCCCCCTGATGTCGGTTTTCTAGCGGGCTTACGGGAACTTACCCAAGAATATGGAGCCCTGCTGGTGTTCGATGAGGTGATGACGGGGTTCCGTATTGCCTATGGTGGGGCCCAAGAAAAGTTTGGCATTACCCCAGATCTGACGACCTTGGGGAAGGTAATTGGTGGCGGGCTGCCTGTGGGAGCCTATGGTGGTCGCCGGGAGATTATGGCGCTGGTGGCTCCCGCAGGGCCGATGTACCAGGCCGGAACCCTTTCTGGCAATCCCCTTGCCATGACAGCGGGGATTAAAACCCTAGAGTTGCTGCGTCAACCGGGCACCTATGAGCATCTTGATCGGATTTCAGGCAAGTTAGTGGCAGGTCTACTCCAGATTGCTCGCGATGCGGACCATCGCGTCTGTGGGGGCCATATCAGTGGTATGTTCGGCCTGTTTTTTACCCCTGGCCCGGTTCATAGCTATGAAGACGCGAAGAAGTCTGATCTAGCAAAATTTAGTCGCTTCCATCGGGGGATGTTAGAGCAGGGGATTTATTTAGCTCCCTCCCAATTCGAGGCTGGATTTACTTCCCTGGCCCATACCGATGCTGAGATTGACCGCACCTTAGAAGCCGCCCAAATCGTTCTCTCTAGCTTTTAA
- a CDS encoding phosphoribosyl-AMP cyclohydrolase, producing the protein METGQTWFWSRSRQALWPKGSTSGHLQQVKTLRYDCDSDALLIGVEQVGDIACHTGERSCFHRLDQQVASPPADTLSQVFAIIGDRQQHPVTDSYTCKLLAGGDNKILKKTW; encoded by the coding sequence CTGGAAACTGGCCAAACCTGGTTCTGGAGTCGATCGCGCCAAGCACTATGGCCCAAGGGATCGACCTCCGGACATCTGCAACAGGTGAAGACCCTGCGCTACGACTGTGACAGTGATGCATTACTGATTGGGGTGGAGCAGGTCGGGGATATTGCCTGCCATACCGGGGAGCGCAGTTGCTTTCACCGCCTTGACCAACAGGTGGCTTCTCCTCCCGCTGATACCCTGTCCCAGGTTTTTGCCATTATTGGCGATCGCCAACAGCATCCCGTGACGGACTCCTACACCTGTAAGCTACTGGCCGGGGGGGACAACAAAATTTTGAAAAAAACTTGGTGA
- a CDS encoding tetratricopeptide repeat protein, whose protein sequence is MPAKTLLEKAKNEVSEGIELQQQGNLETAILRYRRALMLKPNYFQALQKLASIHSSQQNWAETIQCYQRIVDFKPQLPTPYLKLAQAAQELNQIDRAISAYQKALELKSDWPAVVYKEAGDCLALRETSIADAIAAYQKAAELKTDWSAGFYTKLGDVLQKHQQWDAAIAAYQQAIELKPNSALLYLLQGAAYFKKRLV, encoded by the coding sequence ATGCCAGCCAAAACACTACTCGAAAAAGCCAAGAACGAGGTCAGTGAGGGAATTGAACTGCAACAGCAGGGCAACCTAGAGACTGCGATCCTGCGATATCGCCGCGCCCTGATGCTCAAGCCTAATTACTTTCAAGCGTTGCAGAAGTTAGCCTCCATCCATAGCTCCCAACAGAACTGGGCTGAAACCATTCAGTGCTACCAGCGCATCGTTGACTTCAAACCCCAATTGCCTACTCCTTACCTGAAGCTGGCGCAAGCGGCTCAGGAACTCAACCAGATTGATCGGGCTATCTCTGCCTACCAAAAGGCATTGGAACTGAAATCAGATTGGCCTGCGGTTGTGTACAAAGAGGCGGGGGATTGTCTGGCGCTGCGGGAAACTTCCATTGCCGATGCGATCGCTGCCTACCAGAAAGCAGCTGAACTCAAAACCGACTGGTCTGCTGGGTTCTATACCAAGTTGGGGGATGTACTGCAAAAGCACCAACAGTGGGACGCGGCGATCGCCGCTTACCAGCAAGCCATTGAACTCAAACCCAATTCGGCTCTCCTCTATCTGCTTCAGGGGGCTGCCTATTTCAAAAAACGGTTGGTTTAA
- a CDS encoding MBL fold metallo-hydrolase yields MLCMQDQFSVHFWGVRGSIACPGIETVRYGGNTPCVEMRVGGQRLIFDGGTGLRVLGQNLLSQMPLEAYLFFTHTHWDHIQGFPFFVPAFVPGNCFHIYSPLAINGSTIEQRLNDQMLHPNFPVPLQIMGGDLKFYDLALEEVVQIGPITVENIPLNHPGRSVGYRVSWQGHVAAYVTDTEHYPDRLDENVLRLAQDADVFIYDATYTDEEYYNASNGKVGWGHSTWQEAVKLAQAANVQKLVIFHHDPLHNDAFLDQVGVQAATLFPNTVMAQEGMALQLLP; encoded by the coding sequence ATGTTATGCATGCAAGATCAATTTTCTGTTCATTTTTGGGGCGTGAGGGGTAGCATCGCTTGCCCAGGGATCGAGACCGTGCGCTACGGGGGCAATACCCCCTGTGTGGAGATGCGGGTGGGAGGCCAGCGGTTAATTTTTGACGGCGGGACGGGTTTACGGGTGTTGGGGCAAAACCTCCTGTCCCAAATGCCTCTGGAAGCTTATCTTTTCTTTACCCATACCCACTGGGATCACATCCAAGGGTTTCCGTTTTTTGTCCCGGCATTTGTCCCTGGCAATTGCTTTCATATCTACAGTCCTTTGGCCATCAATGGCTCCACCATTGAACAACGCCTCAATGACCAGATGCTCCACCCTAATTTCCCGGTGCCATTACAAATTATGGGGGGAGATCTGAAATTTTATGACCTCGCCCTAGAGGAAGTGGTGCAAATTGGCCCGATCACGGTGGAGAATATCCCCTTGAATCATCCGGGACGATCGGTGGGCTACCGAGTCAGCTGGCAGGGCCATGTGGCTGCCTATGTTACGGATACAGAGCACTATCCCGATCGGCTGGATGAGAATGTACTCCGACTGGCGCAGGATGCGGATGTGTTCATCTACGATGCTACCTACACCGATGAAGAGTACTACAATGCCAGCAATGGTAAGGTAGGCTGGGGTCACTCCACTTGGCAGGAAGCAGTGAAACTGGCGCAGGCGGCCAATGTCCAAAAGTTGGTAATTTTTCACCATGACCCGCTCCACAATGATGCGTTTCTGGATCAAGTCGGTGTCCAGGCAGCAACGCTCTTTCCCAATACGGTCATGGCTCAGGAAGGAATGGCGCTGCAACTGCTGCCGTGA
- the pheS gene encoding phenylalanine--tRNA ligase subunit alpha, whose protein sequence is MTTLPPNLEEQLIALRQDAEQALAHLADTLTPTVALEQVEQLRVKYLGKKGQLAQVLGGMGKLAVGDRPRIGALANEVKEALQQALDQQRATLQTAQIQAQLAAETLDVTMPGVYAAQGRVHPLNSTIDQVLDIFMGLGYTVAQGPEMETDYYNFQALNFLPDHPARDMQDTLYLPDGNLLRTHTSNVQIRYMENNDPPVRIVAPGRCYRRDTVDATHSAVFHQVEILAVDEGLTFTDLKGTVKVFLEALFGEVPIRFRPSYFPFTEPSAEVDVQWKGRWLEVLGCGMVDPHVFKSVGYDPEIYTGFAAGFGVERLAMVLHQIDDIRRLYNSDLRFLRQF, encoded by the coding sequence ATGACTACTTTGCCCCCGAACTTGGAGGAACAACTCATTGCCCTGCGCCAAGATGCAGAGCAAGCCCTCGCTCACCTTGCGGATACCCTCACGCCAACCGTAGCGCTGGAGCAGGTGGAGCAGTTGCGGGTGAAATACCTGGGTAAAAAAGGGCAGCTGGCGCAAGTACTGGGAGGGATGGGGAAGTTGGCAGTCGGCGATCGCCCGCGCATCGGTGCCCTCGCCAACGAGGTGAAAGAAGCTCTACAACAGGCCCTCGATCAGCAACGGGCAACCCTACAGACCGCCCAAATTCAGGCGCAATTGGCCGCTGAAACCCTTGATGTGACGATGCCGGGAGTGTACGCAGCCCAAGGACGGGTACACCCCTTGAATAGCACCATTGATCAGGTGTTGGATATTTTTATGGGGTTAGGGTACACCGTGGCTCAAGGCCCGGAGATGGAGACGGACTACTATAACTTCCAGGCACTGAACTTCCTCCCCGATCATCCGGCGCGGGATATGCAAGATACCTTATACCTCCCCGACGGCAATCTCCTACGTACCCACACTTCCAATGTGCAGATCCGGTACATGGAAAACAATGACCCTCCGGTGCGGATTGTGGCTCCAGGTCGTTGCTATCGCCGGGATACGGTGGATGCCACCCATTCAGCTGTTTTTCACCAGGTCGAAATTCTGGCGGTGGATGAAGGGCTCACCTTCACCGATCTCAAAGGCACAGTCAAGGTATTCCTGGAAGCTTTATTTGGCGAGGTGCCCATCCGATTTCGCCCTAGCTATTTCCCCTTTACCGAGCCTTCTGCTGAGGTAGATGTGCAGTGGAAAGGCCGCTGGTTGGAAGTTCTGGGCTGCGGCATGGTTGATCCCCATGTGTTTAAGTCTGTGGGCTATGACCCAGAGATCTATACAGGGTTTGCCGCCGGATTTGGAGTGGAGCGACTCGCCATGGTACTCCATCAGATTGATGATATTCGCCGCCTATACAACAGTGACCTGCGATTTCTCCGCCAGTTTTAA
- the rsmA gene encoding 16S rRNA (adenine(1518)-N(6)/adenine(1519)-N(6))-dimethyltransferase RsmA, which translates to MAPRPRKRFGQHWLRSDQVLNQIVQAADLSRGDRVLEIGPGTGLLTKRLLPLVAALVAVEIDRHLCDRLSKQFRGRDNFLLLAGDFLSLDLAAHLGDFPAFQHPNKVVANIPYNITGPILERLLGSIAQPVPQPFATIVLLVQKEVAERLTAPPGSRVYGALSVRVQYLANCEWICGVPACAFEPPPQVDSAVVRLCPRPLATPALDPRRLETLIQMGFASRRKMLRNNLKAVIEPTDLTRYLEELKVNPQARAEDLSLPHWIALSNLLSGVS; encoded by the coding sequence ATGGCTCCTCGACCCCGTAAACGCTTTGGGCAGCACTGGCTGCGCAGCGATCAGGTTCTGAACCAAATTGTCCAAGCGGCTGATCTGAGTCGGGGCGATCGGGTCTTAGAAATTGGCCCCGGCACCGGGCTGCTAACCAAGCGCCTGCTGCCCCTAGTTGCAGCATTGGTGGCGGTGGAAATTGATCGGCATCTGTGCGATCGCCTGAGTAAACAATTCCGGGGACGCGACAATTTTTTGCTGTTGGCGGGGGATTTTTTATCCCTGGATCTGGCGGCCCACCTGGGAGATTTTCCGGCCTTTCAGCATCCCAACAAAGTCGTTGCCAATATTCCGTACAACATCACAGGCCCAATTTTAGAGCGACTGCTGGGCAGCATTGCCCAACCGGTTCCCCAACCCTTTGCCACCATTGTGTTGCTGGTGCAAAAAGAAGTGGCGGAGCGACTCACTGCTCCACCGGGTTCCCGAGTCTACGGTGCCCTATCGGTGCGGGTTCAGTATTTAGCCAATTGTGAATGGATCTGTGGGGTGCCAGCCTGTGCCTTTGAACCCCCACCGCAGGTGGATTCAGCCGTGGTGCGGTTGTGCCCCCGCCCCCTGGCAACCCCAGCTTTAGATCCGCGCCGCTTAGAAACCTTGATTCAGATGGGGTTTGCCAGTCGCCGCAAGATGCTGCGGAATAACTTAAAAGCCGTGATTGAACCGACGGATTTGACCCGCTACCTGGAAGAATTAAAGGTAAATCCCCAAGCCCGTGCTGAAGACCTGAGCCTACCCCACTGGATTGCCCTGAGCAATCTCTTATCTGGGGTCAGCTGA
- a CDS encoding response regulator transcription factor, which produces MVSAKILVVDDDPAIRNLIHRFLAKQDYQMEAAGDGKTALSLFEQFNPDLVILDVNLPDATGYNLCQQMQSRTGVFVLMLTSRTDEADKIRGFTQGADDYITKPFSLGELGVRVAAILKRQRIVTTASQQCLIFEQLMIDPVRREVRLNDQMVLLTALEFDLLHFLASHPGRVWRRAELIQEVWDYDYVGDQRVVDVHIGQIRKKIEVDAEQPALIQTVRGVGYKFEAPRAMSQQRSS; this is translated from the coding sequence ATGGTTTCTGCAAAGATTCTCGTCGTTGATGATGATCCAGCAATTCGCAACCTGATTCATCGCTTTCTGGCAAAGCAGGACTATCAAATGGAAGCTGCCGGGGACGGCAAGACCGCCCTCAGCCTCTTTGAACAGTTCAACCCAGATTTGGTGATTCTTGATGTGAATCTCCCCGATGCCACTGGCTATAACCTCTGTCAACAAATGCAGAGTCGCACCGGTGTATTTGTGCTGATGCTAACCAGCCGTACCGATGAGGCTGACAAAATCCGTGGCTTCACCCAAGGAGCTGATGACTACATTACCAAGCCCTTCAGCTTGGGAGAACTAGGGGTGCGGGTTGCTGCGATTTTGAAGCGCCAGCGCATTGTCACCACGGCGTCGCAGCAGTGTCTGATTTTTGAACAACTGATGATCGACCCGGTACGCCGGGAAGTGCGCCTCAATGATCAGATGGTGCTACTCACCGCCCTGGAATTTGATCTGTTACACTTTCTCGCCAGTCACCCAGGGCGGGTCTGGCGGCGTGCCGAGCTGATTCAGGAAGTGTGGGATTATGACTATGTCGGGGATCAGCGGGTTGTCGATGTGCACATTGGGCAGATTCGTAAAAAAATTGAAGTTGATGCGGAGCAACCGGCCTTAATCCAAACAGTTCGGGGGGTGGGGTATAAGTTTGAGGCTCCGAGAGCGATGTCGCAGCAACGGAGTAGTTGA